DNA sequence from the Aphelocoma coerulescens isolate FSJ_1873_10779 chromosome 27, UR_Acoe_1.0, whole genome shotgun sequence genome:
CTTCAAAAAGATGTTCTGGATGTTCCACTGATTTACATACTCAGCTGACATCTCCGGTAGAATAGGGGAGTACATGAACAGGAACTGTGTAAACCTGTAACCAAGAGAGGCTGATAACTGACAAATAAATCATCATTTTCCTATTAAGTGATCATTTTAAAGCCACATTTTTGTAGcaagttaaaaagaaatacaaaataacaGTGTCTTTTTTTATCTGTGATACCTTTAAATATCTGAAGGATAAAATAACccatttgctctgtattttgcATCTGTAAGCCTGCTACtgctctttaaaactgttccACTTACAcatcttttgtttctgaacagcaaaTTTTCCTGTAGGAAAAACCTGTCCCAACTTGCAGGGAAACACCACAGTGTTTCAAAAACAACAAACTGCAGTGTTCCTTTCAAGCcttgtttataattttgaaatagcCAACACAATACCAGACATTATCTTTCTGGCAGGCTTTGAGAAATGCATCGAACTGCCCAAATCTCAGTTCATTAGGACTGCAcacattctttctttcttgcccTGACAGTGACTGACAACACAGATAATGAATGTTAGGTGAGATGCctttaaaaaggggaaaaaaaggggaatactttttttaaattaaagaatagtataaaaaaacctcaacaacaacaacaaaaagactAACTTTCTAGTTGCAGAAAAGTAAAACCTGAAAGCAAAGCTGCATTATTGAGAGCAAAATTCCTCCAGGAATTTGCACTGGGGGGGCTACCCAATGCAGGAACTAACAAGAACAGGTGGAATACATTCATGTTAGTACAAACTTCTGACTCATTTCCAGGCAAAAAGCAGGGCTTCAATCCAGCTGTGTGCTTTGTGTTTGGCTAAACTGAAGTTTGCTGACACCTGCTGCCAGTGGGGTGCGTAAAGCCAGGCTTTTCACAGCTCTCAGGATTTGGCAAACATTTAACACAAATCCAAGTAAATGTACACTTTGGTACCTACCTCACTGACCCTTTTACAACTGCTATGTAAACCCAGGTTTACTGCACTGGATaaaacaggagcagcagcttctggagcctttccctgctgccttAAGAGCCCATCTTTTCCTCACGAGAGCTGTACTTGATCCCCACATTTTTTGATTCTTCTCTACCTTTCCTCACActcacagcagctcccaacagTCCTGTTTACATCCTGCCTGACACCCCCCTGATGGATGTGAGCtgtggagcactgggaggccaAGCACAGATATTTACATTGGTGGTGAAGGTGcgagccagcagctcctcccgctgccgctcctgctgctcccgcaGGTACCGGCGGTGCTGGAAGTTCCTCAGGGCTGTCTGCAGGTGCTGCACATCGTATTTCAGCTGGTCAACTCGCCTGCAAAGGACCAGCAACATAAAAACACTCTTCTTTTCTGGTGGTTTTTGTATCAGCAAAGGAGCATCATAAATTAACAGTGATGGATAACAAGGAATGATGGGTTTTACTTCTCTAGAAAATGCAGGGCATCCAATGCTAGGCCGAATTCCACACTTACATCTTCCCTGTCTCATTTTTCTACTACACAGGTGATTAATTCATGggtgattatttattttaatcaatTATTTAGCTTCCAGGCTAATGACAGAATGTGAAGCAGAACTCCTGAGCTCTCTTGGACATCCTATCCCACGGACTGTCTCCTCAGGAGTTATATAACAATATCTGTTCCTCATTTAACACAGATTTGGGAAGACGGTAGGATTTGTACAGGTTCTATTTAATGACCCCTCTTCACAAAGAAGATGAAGCTTTCCAGTTTCTTTAATTAGCACCATGTTCTTAAGTTTGAGGGTTTATTAAAAGGAGCTCAAAAGTCAGTGGGCAATACAAGAGACATCTCAGACATCTCCACTGGGCTGAAACAAATCATGTCCAGAACTCCACTGGCCCTGATTAAATGATTGGTTAAGTTTAATATTTGATTACCCAATTATCCTgacctagtggaaggtgtccctgcccgtggcaggggttggaactgatctttaaggccccttccaacccaaaccattccaggattctataAAGAAATCAATGAGTATTTCAGATACTGACCTCTTTCTTTAATACAGGTGACATGAAATCCACCCCTACTATCTACAATGGGATTTTGGACTAAACATTAATAACTGAGTCACAGAATTAATTAAGAACAGCAAGTCCCGATGTTTGTGGTCCAAGCTCCTTGCTCAAAATATTGCTCACTTCAGAAACCTCTTTGTTTCAGTCACCAACAGCTTGGAAAATAGCCCAGAAAAAATGATACCAACTGAAGGAATTTTACTCTCTACCTCCACAAATGCCATTAAAAGcaagtgagagagagagagcatcCAAGTGCATGTGGTGCTCATCTGAGAACAGAGCCAAGAATCCAGCTGCATCACCAGTCtgacttgatgatctttgaggtcttttccaaccttaatgattctcaTTATCCTGTGGTTAAACAGAGGAAGCAATTTTGCCTCTGTGCCTCAATTTTGCTATTGTAGAGCACAGAGATAAGTTATGCAAAATACAAAGATTTCACACAAATCAAAAGGCAAAGGGCTTcaataaatttaattaaaataattacaaagACTACCCTGCATAATCAAAGCAAAACAGTGAACTCACAGTTTGGCATTCTGCCGCTTGTTGGGAGGTTCTTTGCTGGACAGGATTTCCAGACGTTCCAAGTTGCTGAATATGTTGTCTATTCTTGCCTGAATCTCATTTTCTACCActgcaaggaaataaaaagagaatttgATTTGAATTAAAGAACTGCAATCTGATGAAGGTAAAAGATCAAAAGCATTCAAGGCAGTATGTAAAACCTGACAGTCGCAAATCCTTACTGGATGAAAATAATCAGGTAACTGGGGGCTATAAATATCATGAAATGTCACTTCTTTAGCTCAGTAATTTGACActctcacctttccctcctgctctgagaaggaagctagGAAAGCCCCTGCTCTTTTCATACATCTGAGCCTCTTTCCCCATCAGGTCCATGAATTAGGATTTCAAGCCCCTACattccccctgcagcccccttcCTGCTCCCTCGGCAGGATTTGCTCTCACAAGAACACAGAGAAGCATCATCAACCACCTGCCAACCACTCCACATACCAGGACTTCCCAGAAAACCACACTCAGCAGTCTGGGAAGTATGGCATTGTAGGAGGAGTGGTATAACCACCACAAAACCCACAACCTGGATTAGTAAGTCATTCTTTTTTGATAGGAAATTTATCACAGCCTTTCTACAGCCCTGACGTGCTTCACAAATGTGTTCAAGGTAAGAGAAGTCAGTGAACCTGTGCAGAAATGCATCCAGTCAATGCAGTGTCCTTTCACCTCAGAAGTTCCTGATGAAACCCATTATTAGTGACTCATGCAGGAATTAAGGGTTCAAGCACAGGTCCAAAATACATGTGCCAATTCTGCACTGGGGTAAAAAGTCCTGCCACACATATCAGAGCATCTTATTATTAGTCATTTATGAGCACAGGGTTATAGTCCAAATTTACTGAGGCAATTTCAGACCTAATGGTTCTACACATTTCCCATAAGCAGGTGGAATTACAGGTTCTgactctgctgcagcagcaattGTCAGGATCATCCTGCTTAAGTTCCTGCACACAAAATCACACAGCATGTTCCCCAGAAACTGCACTGAGCATCTTTAGGGGAAAGCTGCCagttggtggaagctgagggaaTAACAACACAGCAGGGCAGGCACAGTCACATCTCTCAGCTTTCTGAGCTTCTAACAAACCGGCCCAGAGATGCTCTCAATTTGCAGTTCCATCCACACCAAGCTGTTCATTAATTCAAAGTGTCCAAAAACCTCCATCAATGTGAGGGTTTTGATCTCTTTGTGCTGAAGGCCTGCACGGACACCCTGACCATGAGTTCGAAAACCTAACAGCACCAAAATTCTGGCATTCTCCCACGACATTAAAGAAGCACCCACAGCAAGCACTCTCTGTCAGTTAAAGGATTATAACAGGAAGATGAGGTAAATTCTTGTCCTGTCTTTTCTGCTCTGTCCTCATACAGAACATCACCTTATTGAAGTTAGACAGTACAATGATTTCAGTGCATTCTGAATTGGTGATGTGTCTCAGCAGCTGATCACAATGACTCAGGAGCTAAATTTGTTCCAATAATGACTGTAAATATGAGAAGGCATATAAGGTTAAAGATGCAAACTAAGTCAACCTCCCTCACTCACTCATTACTTACAGTGCACTGACTCTTTGTCTGAAGTCTCCAGGCGCCCCATGTAAGACTGGACCTCATGGACCTGCCTgtcaggagagaaagagaaaatgaacaGAGAAGTCACTTAACAGCTATAAAATCATTTCTCAGTACCTcacttttcagcttcttttctgAAATGTACTTTTTAGAACAGCACAGGAATCAGCAACACAGTGTTAAGAGCAGACAGCCCATCCCTGACCACCAACCCAGGTCCTCAGCAGGAAGCAAACTGTGCTCTCACTTCATAAGCACCTACAAAAtaactttatttaaaaacagaaatcaaCATGAAGATTATGAAAAGCATAGAACAACTCTTCTGCAAGAAACAGCTGTTCAGCCTGGTCTGGAGATGACAGTGGGGAGACAtccaagaggaaaagatgaATAAGGAATGATTTTCACTCTCAAGAACATGTGAATTCACAGGCATCAAGTGAAATTAGAAgcttttaattataaaaaagtactgttgctggaaaagcagtgacaaaggaaaacaaaacaaaacaaaatactgaTGGTTGTTAAATTCTtctggaactggatgggctttaaggcccATTTCAACCTGAACCATTTGATGATCACAAAATAAGGCACTACAGAAACGGGAACAGGACAAGATCATTCCCCATATCTGTAACAGCTGCTGTTACGTTCCTGCATTTCCAGGCCTCCAGCAGGATGTCCTGCTCTTCCCTACAGGCTCACTCTGCATCACTATTCAATGACAGAGAAATGATGATTCAATACAAGACCTAACTCAAGTCTCTTACCACCCCACCTCCCTGAACAGCGCTCCACAAAGAAGCAAATTACCATGGAAATTCAGAATATTAGATTAACCGTGTCCTTTGGCCCCTTTCCCGTGAGTTACTCCATATGTAGTAATAACAGTAATAACAGAACCGCAAGATTTTTTGCCTTACTTTGCAATTCCCACAccactcctctcctctctccccagaCCGGCACTACCTATCAAATGTGGGACTAATCCTCAAGGAGCCACACGCCTCCAGGGGTGGTTTAAACTGCGGCAGCCGGACCCCTCAAACTCTGCTGCCGCAGAAATCCTTATAAACGGGCACGCTTTAAATAAATCTACATCAACAAACGGGAATCATCGCCCAGCCCTCGGGGCTGACGTGGCACACGCGGCCCGGGGCTCTGctcccgccgcggccccgctccgggaTGGGGTTTTATGGGGGAAACGCTTTTAAAGAGCGCTGGGATCTGTGGGGAGTCGGCCCTGGGCTCCCGCACACCCGGCCCCGGCCTCACACACTGGGCGTGCGGGTATAGCCCCGAACTCCCCCCGATTCCCCACACAAGTGCTGGTTTGAGGGTACAGACCCTCACACCCAGATCCCTCACGCAGCAGCTGGTTTGAGGGTACAGCCCCTCGCACCCAGATCCCTCACACAGCAGCTGGTTTGAGGGTACAGACCCTCGCACCCAGATCCCTCACACAGCAGCTGGTTTGAGGGTACAGACCCTCGCACCCAGATCCCTCACACAGCAGCTGGTTTGAGGGTACAGCCCCTCGCACCCCCCGAGCCCTCACGCACTTGTTGGTTTGCTGGTacagcccctcacaccccccGAGCCCTCACGCACTTGTTGGTTTGCTGGTACAGCCCCTCGCACCCCCCGAGCCCTCACGCACTTGTTGGTTTGCTGGTACAGCCCCTCCATCCCGCACCAGCTCCGCTCCGCACACGTCGCCTCCCGCCACTTCCGGCTCCGCCGCCTCTCGCTGCTTCCGCTTCCGCCTCCCTGGCCGCGGTCCCGCCCCtgcgccccgcgccgccgccagggggcgctgcAGGACAGGCGTGgcggggccgtgaggggccgtgaggggccgtgaggggccgtgaggggccgtgaggggccgtgaggggccgtgaggggccgtgaggggccgtgaggggccgtgaggggccggGCGGCACTTCCCACACAAATAATGCCGTGGCTCCTTCCGTTCGCAGCACGGAAATAGTGGCTGCAGCTTCTCGGCACCGTCAGCGAAGGTGGTGTCAGCTATGAGAGCCGCCTGGGTTCGCGGAACTGCATCCCCTGCACGGGAGCATGGAATTGATTCATGGTATAGTCCCAcccgtgccatgggcagggacaccttccactatcccaggctgctccaagccctgtccagcctggccttggacactcccagggatccaggggcagccacagcttctctgggcaacctgtgccagggcctgcccaccctcacagggatcaattccttcccaatatcccatccatccctgccctctggcagtgggaagccattccctgtgtcctgtccctccaggcccttgtccaaagtccccctccagctctcttggagcccctttaggccctggaaggggctctgagctctccctggagccttttcttgtccaggtgaacacccccaactctcccagcctggcttcatggcagaggggctccagccctcggtgcatctctgtggcctcctcccctgagcagctccacatcctgaTGCCGAGGAAGGGctggacacagccccagaggtCAGGTCACCTCTAGAAGTCCAGGTGACCAACACACCTGGAGATGCAGATACCAAGCAGATACCTTCTTCCTCGTAGGATGAATCCCTCATCAAGGTATCCCTTCTAAAACAGCTCTTCCTGTTCTTTCATCATCATTACACCTGTCCTGCACCATGCTGTCCCATTCAGTGTTTCATTGCCAGAGAACTGCCTTAACTTCACAGGTTTGCTCACACATGGTCACGGTCAGTTTAGGGCATCCATCCTGCAAATAGTTTTGCATTCTTAATAATCCTGGTTTTTCTCCCTGCTTAGAGATATCCTGCTGGAGAGAATTTAGTGTATCACCCATTCATGGTGGAGCTGCAGGTTCCTGTCCTATCTCACACAGCCTTGCTCTGGGGCTTGATGAGAGACTGCTTTTCAGTTCACTCTTCTGGACATGGTTTCTTCATTGTTTGGACTAGATAATACACTACAGTTGAAGCCAGAACTCTTCCTTGTATGTACTGGGCTACAAAACCCAGTATCTTTATGGTCAGAGTCTGCTGAGCCACCTGAACTCCTGTCACCTTTTAACTTCATGGGAAaagcaaggagaaggtggattATTAAATAAAAGTGGGGGGAGGTATAGCCCATTTAGTCAGGGCAGCAGGATGTCAGAGACACAGGTACAACCACTGATTGATTAAAAATCTCAAATTAGGACCATGACTCTGTCTTGTCACTGTGATATAATGGAAAATAGTTCTTGTCAACAAATGTAACTTCATGCTAATAAGAGCTTGATtggggaaaatcaggaaaagcTTGTATTCTGTAAAGCATTCCACTCTATACCACAAGATCAATCATTTGAAAGTCTCATGGCCCTGACAAGCACTCAGCTCTCTCCTTCTCCACTATCTCTTCCCTCtaataaatgttttcatttttcacttGTTCCTCAGGCTTTGAATTCCCCTGATGTTGAGCTGATTCTGCCCTTTTCTGGGTGTGTGATGCCTGTCCCACCTCTGGTGTGAAGGGAAACCTGCTTTATCAACAAGAATAATGTCTTAAACTGGGTCTATCCCGATAAAATGCTCTAATACAGTTGaataaaatacaattatttaaaTCCTAGACTTTCTTCAGCAGTCTCAGCCTTGTCCTGCACTTTACTCAGGCAGAACCTAAATAACTGTGCAGCAAAAATTCAGGCTACTGAAGGATGACAAACGTTGGAGGAAAagtgagaaattattttcagaggTAGGGAAGCTGAAGGCAGACACCTCCTGATGTGAGACTGGGCGAATTGGGAAACCTGGAGGCTGGAACAGTCTCCAAAGTGTTGGGTTCTTTCTGTTGTTGCTCATTTGCAGTTCAGGGTGAGCACCTGAAGAATGCAGCCTTGTCACAGGAGAACACGTTCCTGAGCATCACACAGCTATAAAAGAGGGAAACAGCAACGCATCTTTAATTAATGAGAGATTCTGTCCCTGTGGGTCCATCTCTTGCGTTTCAGATGATGCATCAAACTTagtctgccctgccctgccatgcAGCCAGCCAGGCCTCTGGCAAGAGATTATCCCCTGGATGTCAAACAGCAGCTCAAGCCCCAGAAATCACATCAGCCCAAGGATAAACAGCATATCAACAAAACCATTAACTGCAGCAGTAACGAACGCATTCGCTCCCCGGCCTTTGCTCTCCCTTCCCTGAGCCATTAGACCCCAGTTTCAAACATTTTCTCGAAATAAGTTGAATGGAAATAGACCCTAGGATTTccctcctggccagggctgtgAGAGGTATCACAGGAGCCCTGATGAAATGGCAAGCACTGAAATATAAGAACAGATTTCTGTTCTTTTGTGAAGAAATTGATTTTTGCCAGAAACAACATGCTGCAACCCAGCGTCTGTTCTTGTTAGACTTCAAGTCCTTCCAGGAGGAGTccttcagcaaattggctcatTTAGACACAACAGCCAGGAGCacggagaggaaaaaaagggttttgttCAAGGAAAGCCTTTGTATTGTAAACAGGATAAAAGGGGATGGAGAGAGTCACTTATCACTGTCTCTCATGTCCCCAGGTCATTCCTGTGTAGCATCTAGTGGAGAAAAAGGAATTCATATTCGCTGCTCTCCCAGAAACCCAACTGGGGGATTTTCTCTATCACACAATCTCCAGACCCCATGTGcattcagcagcagctttcGAACCCCGTTGCTGTGTTCCCCATTGCTCTCCTCTGCCTTGTGAAGCCTGGCAGCACCCAAGGGAGAGCTGGATCCTCACAGGGTCTcctttgctctgcctgcacCAGCCCCTGTCCCCCTCACAGCCATGGGACTTGGGGCTCTCTCCAAAAACACGGATGCTCTGTTTAATACCAGACTCCAATAATGCACCTCTCCCTGTTTCTCTGAGCATGATCCCatcaggcacagaaaccctctgccccctctctctttctcttccccctccctctctTTTTGGGGCACTCTTTGCATGCTTTGCTGATACAAATAACTGTGGCTTTCAAAACAAAGGAGTGCCGAACCCCAGGGCATTCCGCCGGGGAGAGACGTTTGGATGAGTGCTTGATGGAGACTCCTCTGAGTCCAGCTGCAGGCCATGGGCTGCGTGTCCCAGCTCTGACAGGCTCACGGACACAAGGCAGACCTCACAGCACGCCTCTCAGCACTTCCAGCCCGGGGAAG
Encoded proteins:
- the GOSR2 gene encoding Golgi SNAP receptor complex member 2 isoform X1, encoding MEGLYQQTNKQVHEVQSYMGRLETSDKESVHLVENEIQARIDNIFSNLERLEILSSKEPPNKRQNAKLRVDQLKYDVQHLQTALRNFQHRRYLREQQERQREELLARTFTTNDSDTTIPIDETLQFNESLQSAHRGMDELIGSGTNILQGLRDQRVTLKGTHKKILDVANMLGLSNTVMRLIEKRAFQDKFLMLGGMAVTCLIMFLVVQYLT
- the GOSR2 gene encoding Golgi SNAP receptor complex member 2 isoform X3, producing the protein MEGLYQQTNKQVHEVQSYMGRLETSDKESVHLVENEIQARIDNIFSNLERLEILSSKEPPNKRQNAKLRVDQLKYDVQHLQTALRNFQHRRYLREQQERQREELLARTFTTNGTHKKILDVANMLGLSNTVMRLIEKRAFQDKFLMLGGMAVTCLIMFLVVQYLT